The DNA region TTGAGATATTGTGATGTCAGCGTATGTGTCTCCAACATTTCCTTCGGAGTTCCTGCAAAAACAACCTCACCACCCAAGCGTCCGGCTTTCGGACCCATATCAATCACATAATCGGCAGCCATCATCATATCCTTATCATGCTCCACAACAATGACGGAGTTACCGATATCCCTCAGCTCCTTCAGAGAATGAATAAGCCGCTGATTATCCCGCTGATGCAAGCCAATACTAGGCTCATCAAGGATATAAAGCACATTCACCAATTGCGAACCGATTTGGGTAGCCAAACGGATACGCTGGCTCTCACCACCGGAAAGGGTTACAGAACCACGGTCAAGAGCAAGGTAATCCAGCCCTACATCCAACAGGAATTTCAAACGGGTGCGGATTTCTTTCAATATTTCAACAGCAATTTGTTTCTGCTTATTATCCAGATACTGATCAACATTCATCAACCAGTCGTAAAGCTCATTGATATCCATACAAGACAGTTCATAGATATTCTTATCATGGATACGGAAATGAAGGGCTTCTTTATTCAATCTCGCCCCTTTACATTCAGGGCATACAGTAGTCTTAGCAAACTGTTCCGCCCACTTTTGCGCAGTGGCGGAAGCATCCTTTTCCTGTAACATCTGAATATACTTCACCACACCCTCAAACGTTACAAAGTAATCGGAGGAAGTGCCGATAAGAGAGCTTTTAATCTTAATACGCTCATCCGAACCGTAGAGAATTTCATCAATGGCTTCATCCGGCAATTCCTTAACAGGAGTCTTCAGGGTAGCTTCATATTTCTCCAATAAAGCGGCAATCTGCCAGAAAATCATGCTATTCTTGTACTTACCTAATGGAATGACAGCTCCTTCGTATATAGAAAGTTCCCGGTCCGGAATCACTTTTTCCACATCAATCTGATTCACAACTCCCAATCCCTTACATTTAGGGCAAGCACCTTGCGGAGAGTTGAATGAAAAATTGTGGGGTGCCGGCTCACGGTAGGACAACCCGGTAACAGGACACATTAACCGTTTACTATAGTGACGAACATTTTCAGATTGCAAATCAAGTATCATCAACAAGCCGTCACCTTGCTGCATCGCGGTAGCCACACTGTTTTTCAGACGAACATCATCTTTATCCGTCACAACCAGCTTATCAATAACCACTTCTATATCATGATTCTTATAGCGATCCAGCTTCATGCCGGGTAATGCCTCCCTGATTTCACCGTCTACACGAACATAGAGATACCCTTTCTTACGCACCTGTTCGAACAGTTCCTTATAATGTCCCTTACGAGTACGGACTAATGGAGCCAGAATATAAATTTTCTTGCCTTTATAATCATTCAGGATCAAATCAAGGATTTGCTCTTCAGTGTATTTTACCATTCTTTCACCTGAAAGATAGGAATAGGCTATACCGGCACGTGCATAAAGCAAACGCAAATAATCATAAATCTCCGTCGTAGTACCTACTGTAGAACGGGGATTCTTATTCGTAGTTTTTTGTTCAATAGAAATAACCGGGCTCAATCCCATAATCTTATCGACATCGGGACGTTCCAGATTTCCCAGGAAATTGCGGGCATACGCAGAAAATGTTTCGATATACCGGCGTTGTCCTTCGGCAAAAATCGTGTCGAATGCCAAGGACGACTTACCGCTTCCGCTCAATCCCGTAATAACGGTAAGACTGTTACGGGGAATTTCCGCATCGATATTTTTTAGGTTGTGCACGCGCGCACCATATACATTGATGTATTCTGTTTCTTCTGTCATTTATCTTAATATATTAATATCACTTTTAATCTTGTAGTTAACTCCATCGGCTCCCTCCGCTTCTACCACTATAAAATAAACACCTTCAGGAACATTCTTTCCATGCGCAGTACCGTCCCATCCTGCATCTATATTCTGCAATCCCCAGCGGTAAAGTTCCTGTCCCCAGCGGTTGAAAACATACGCATTGAAGCGAACCAGCGACTTGTGCTTTACACGAAACACATCATTTACTCCGTCGCCATTAGGAGAAAAAGCATTCGGCACTTTAAGCTCCGATTCAGTAATGCGGATCATAAAAGTACCGGAAATATTCGTTTCTTCCGTCTCAATATCCGTTATAATCAGACGGACATAAAACAT from Bacteroides sp. MSB163 includes:
- the uvrA gene encoding excinuclease ABC subunit UvrA — protein: MTEETEYINVYGARVHNLKNIDAEIPRNSLTVITGLSGSGKSSLAFDTIFAEGQRRYIETFSAYARNFLGNLERPDVDKIMGLSPVISIEQKTTNKNPRSTVGTTTEIYDYLRLLYARAGIAYSYLSGERMVKYTEEQILDLILNDYKGKKIYILAPLVRTRKGHYKELFEQVRKKGYLYVRVDGEIREALPGMKLDRYKNHDIEVVIDKLVVTDKDDVRLKNSVATAMQQGDGLLMILDLQSENVRHYSKRLMCPVTGLSYREPAPHNFSFNSPQGACPKCKGLGVVNQIDVEKVIPDRELSIYEGAVIPLGKYKNSMIFWQIAALLEKYEATLKTPVKELPDEAIDEILYGSDERIKIKSSLIGTSSDYFVTFEGVVKYIQMLQEKDASATAQKWAEQFAKTTVCPECKGARLNKEALHFRIHDKNIYELSCMDINELYDWLMNVDQYLDNKQKQIAVEILKEIRTRLKFLLDVGLDYLALDRGSVTLSGGESQRIRLATQIGSQLVNVLYILDEPSIGLHQRDNQRLIHSLKELRDIGNSVIVVEHDKDMMMAADYVIDMGPKAGRLGGEVVFAGTPKEMLETHTLTSQYLNGEREIEMPKKRREGNGHSLWLRGARGNNLKGVDVEFPLGKLICVTGVSGSGKSTLINETLQPILSQKFYRSLQDPLEYDSIEGLENIDKVVNVDQSPLGRTPRSNPATYTGVFSDIRNLFVGLPEAKIRGYKPGRFSFNVSGGRCEACQGNGYKTIEMNFLPDVYVPCEVCHGKRYNRETLEVRFKGKSIADVLDMTINRAVEFFENVPQILNKIKVIQEVGLGYIKLGQSSTTLSGGESQRVKLATELSKRDTGKTLYILDEPTTGLHFEDIRVLMNVLNKLVDKGNTVIVIEHNLDVIKMADYIIDMGPDGGKGGGQLLSCGTPEEVAKSKKGYTPKFLKEELKG